In one Rutidosis leptorrhynchoides isolate AG116_Rl617_1_P2 chromosome 8, CSIRO_AGI_Rlap_v1, whole genome shotgun sequence genomic region, the following are encoded:
- the LOC139862903 gene encoding shikimate O-hydroxycinnamoyltransferase-like, with amino-acid sequence MKITVKESTMVTPEKETPKTKLWCNNLDMVAPNVHTPSVLIYKPNGSTHFFDAKVMKEAISRTLVAFYPMAGRVKEDEHGRMYIDCQGQGVLFVEAESEGVLDDLGDFAPTLEFNKLIPMLDYSLPSDSIPIFVLQVTQFTCGGVVLGVGVQHYGADGTSALHFFNSCADMARGLDIAIPPFLDRTILCARDPPQPAFEHVEYQPAPPFISPIKSTSDETIKIYKLTRDQLNILKAKMRKACHDNTINYSRYEMLSGHIWKCMCKARGLSSDQESRLIIATCGRTRLQPPLPPGYFGNVIFTTAPVAMAGEIQSNHISYGAGVIHDALVKMNDDYLRSAIDYLELQPNLNIKKLLPEAQKLKCFNVKVTSWLTLPIHDADFGWGPPVFMGPGRSAMAEGKSILLPSPIKDGSLSIVIALREEHVELFTKLFYDI; translated from the exons ATGAAGATCACGGTAAAAGAATCAACCATGGTGACACCAGAAAAGGAGACACCAAAAACAAAGCTATGGTGCAATAACCTTGACATGGTGGCCCCAAATGTTCACACACCAAGTGTTTTAATCTACAAGCCCAATGGTTCTACCCACTTCTTTGATGCCAAAGTGATGAAAGAGGCTATAAGTAGAACTTTAGTTGCATTTTATCCAATGGCGGGGCGAGTGAAGGAAGATGAGCATGGCCGAATGTACATCGATTGTCAAGGACAAGGTGTATTGTTTGTCGAAGCTGAGTCCGAAGGTGTACTTGATGATTTGGGTGACTTTGCACCCACTTTGGAGTTCAACAAACTTATCCCCATGCTTGATTACTCACTACCAAGTGATTCCATCCCTATATTTGTTTTGCAG GTAACTCAATTTACATGTGGGGGAGTTGTACTGGGTGTTGGAGTGCAACATTATGGTGCTGATGGTACATCTGCGTTGCACTTCTTCAACTCATGCGCTGATATGGCTCGTGGCCTTGACATAGCCATACCACCATTTTTAGACCGAACCATTCTCTGTGCTCGAGACCCACCACAACCAGCTTTCGAACATGTTGAATACCAGCCAGCTCCACCATTTATATCTCCAATCAAATCAACTTCAGATGAAACTATTAAAATTTACAAGTTAACAAGAGACCAACTAAACATTCTCAAAGCGAAAATGAGGAAAGCATGTCATGACAACACTATCAACTACAGTAGATATGAAATGTTATCAGGGCATATTTGGAAGTGCATGTGTAAAGCACGTGGGTTGTCCAGTGATCAAGAGTCGAGGTTGATCATCGCTACTTGTGGTAGGACCCGCCTTCAACCGCCATTGCCACCGGGCTATTTTGGTAATGTAATTTTCACCACTGCACCTGTAGCAATGGCCGGTGAAATACAATCAAACCATATATCGTATGGCGCCGGTGTAATTCATGATGCATTAGTAAAGATGAACGATGACTATCTAAGGTCAGCAATCGACTATTTGGAACTACAGCCGAATCTGAACATTAAGAAGCTGCTTCCTGAAGCCCAAAAGTTAAAATGTTTCAATGTTAAAGTAACCAGCTGGCTTACCCTCCCTATTCACGACGCTGATTTCGGATGGGGTCCACCCGTATTCATGGGACCAGGACGTTCTGCAATGGCGGAGGGTAAGAGTATCTTGTTACCTAGCCCGATTAAAGATGGCAGTTTGTCGATTGTCATTGCACTTAGAGAAGAACATGTGGAGCTTTTCACCAAGTTATTCTATGATATCTAA